The nucleotide sequence TTCCGTTTCAAAAACCAATTGTTTTAATGTATCTACTGAAGATGATGATAGTTCAGTTTGTAGATCTTTCAATAACGAAGAAAGCATATCCCTTTGAATTTCTATGGACATTTTGCGACTATTTGCATCATACAACTTGTTAGTTGCATATTCCAAATTACTGACCTTGTTGACTTCTTCCTCTGTTGCTAAAAAAACTATTTTCAATTTATTCCTTAATGCTGAGTTAACTGATTTGACATTGATAGGTTCCAAGACTTTCACTCTCCTGTTAGTCTTTCCCTTATGGGATTAATAAGATAGAATGAGCCGACAACAAAAATTACGGCATCTGGTATTTCAGATGTTGCCTGTTCGATTGCGAAATCTAGTGCTTTGATTGGGCCCGAAAAGTTGGGATATGTTATCCCGGTTTCCCTATAAAACACCTCATCCAATCGCTTTGAATTAAGTTCTCTAGATTCATTTCGCGGATTGGTAATGATAAAACGGGTGTTTTTAAGTTTAAGCAACTCAGAAACGGCAGTTTTAAAATCTTTGTCCTTTAAAAAGCCATTTATGATAATTTTTGGTTGATCTGAATAGTTATCTGCGACAGTCTTTACGAAAGCCCCAACCCCATCTGGATTGTGAGCTGCGTCTAAAATAATTGCTGGGTTTTTAGTTACTAGTTCAAATCTTCCAGGAATGGACAAGTTATTTCCCAAAGCACTGCTGACGGCTGTTGCGATTTTTTCTTCTGAAATCGTCAGGCGATTCTTAAAATTAGATAGCCAGCACAAAACTGTGTTTAGGTTTTCTTGTTCATAGCTAGCCTTTAAACCGAATTCAAATTCTTGATTTAAAAACGAAAATTTACCATTGGAAACTGTAGTTTGGTGTTGATCTGCATCAATCAAATCGGCTTGTTTGATTTTAGCTTCACCTTGGATGACTTTTTTAGTTATCATCTGCTGATTGGGAGCCATAATAGTAGTGTTTTGGGGCCTAATAATTTTGGACTTTGTGGTCGCAATTTCAGCTAGACTGTCACCTAGAATCCCCAAGTGATCCAGACTGATCTTGGTGAAAATTGAATACATAGTTGTGGTGACTGCATTAGTAGCATCCAATTCTCCTCCTAAACCGCATTCTAAGACAACATAATTAACTTTGGCCTCAGCAAACACCATCATGGAAATTATAAAATCAGCTTCAAATTTTGATAGCTGATCGTCGTTAAAATCAGCGGTACTCATAAGCTGTCCTAATTGAGCCACCTTTGTCTGGTACTCTATCATCGAAATGCGAGTCATATTAACCCGAATGGTGTCAGTAACGTTCCCAATCGCGGGACTAGTGAACAGACCGGCGGCAATTCCTAATTCTTTTAAAATGTTTGCAATCATAATCGCGGTGGAACCTTTGCCATTGGTTCCACAAACGTGAATAATTTTAAATTTCATATCAGGGTGATCAAGAGCCGCTAATACCCGTTTTAATAATGAAATCCGGTCACCTTCGTCATATAAGAACTCAGCAAATTTTGAATTATAAGTTTTGGTCATTTAAATCACCGATTGAATTTAAGAACTCAGCTTGTAAGTTACTGTCTTCTTTGAAAAGGCCGGAAAAGCTAAAGGTTCTGGTCGAGGAATCCGTTTTTTTAACTCCCCGCATTTCAACGCACATGTGGCGAGCATCAACCACCACTGCAACTCCCTGTGGATTCAGAATTTTGTTTAACTGGGTAGCAATATCATCAGTTACCTTTTCTTGAAGGCCGAGTTTGTGAGTAACAAAGTCAACTAGACGAGGAATCTTACTTAGGCCAATGATTTTTCCATTTGTAGGAATATAAGCAACGTGAGCTTTTCCAAAGAATGGCATCATGTGATGTTCACACATTGAATAAAACGGAATATTCCGCATCATAATCATTTTTGAACTGTCAGGGTTTTCAGAGTCAAATAATTTATAGTCCTGAAACTTTTCTTGACCAGTAGTACTAAAGATTT is from Lentilactobacillus curieae and encodes:
- a CDS encoding bifunctional folylpolyglutamate synthase/dihydrofolate synthase — encoded protein: MTKTYNSKFAEFLYDEGDRISLLKRVLAALDHPDMKFKIIHVCGTNGKGSTAIMIANILKELGIAAGLFTSPAIGNVTDTIRVNMTRISMIEYQTKVAQLGQLMSTADFNDDQLSKFEADFIISMMVFAEAKVNYVVLECGLGGELDATNAVTTTMYSIFTKISLDHLGILGDSLAEIATTKSKIIRPQNTTIMAPNQQMITKKVIQGEAKIKQADLIDADQHQTTVSNGKFSFLNQEFEFGLKASYEQENLNTVLCWLSNFKNRLTISEEKIATAVSSALGNNLSIPGRFELVTKNPAIILDAAHNPDGVGAFVKTVADNYSDQPKIIINGFLKDKDFKTAVSELLKLKNTRFIITNPRNESRELNSKRLDEVFYRETGITYPNFSGPIKALDFAIEQATSEIPDAVIFVVGSFYLINPIRERLTGE